A single genomic interval of Neisseria leonii harbors:
- a CDS encoding glutathione peroxidase, giving the protein MSKLYDFTLPDAAGRPVSLSDYRDKVLLIVNTATRCGLTPQYTELQQLYAAYRAQGLEILDFPCNQFRGQAPENAGEIAQTCQLKFGTEFKIFDKIDVNGANEHPLYTWLKTQQPEDTGGSAFKELLLKLAAIGEKREGSDIKWNFTKFLINRQGQVVARYAPSEKPADLAGAVEKLLSQPA; this is encoded by the coding sequence ATGAGCAAATTATACGATTTTACCCTGCCCGATGCCGCCGGCCGCCCCGTCAGCCTGTCCGACTACCGGGACAAAGTCCTGCTGATTGTCAATACCGCCACCCGCTGCGGCCTGACCCCGCAATACACCGAACTGCAACAGCTCTACGCCGCCTACCGCGCGCAGGGTTTGGAAATTCTCGATTTCCCGTGCAACCAGTTCCGCGGACAGGCTCCCGAAAACGCAGGCGAAATCGCGCAAACCTGCCAACTCAAATTCGGCACCGAATTTAAGATTTTCGACAAAATCGATGTCAACGGCGCAAACGAACACCCGCTCTATACTTGGCTTAAAACACAACAACCAGAAGATACGGGCGGTTCGGCGTTCAAAGAGCTGCTGCTCAAACTTGCCGCCATCGGCGAAAAACGCGAAGGCAGCGACATCAAATGGAATTTCACCAAATTCCTGATCAACCGCCAAGGCCAAGTCGTCGCGCGCTACGCACCCAGCGAAAAACCCGCCGATCTGGCCGGTGCCGTCGAAAAACTGCTGTCCCAACCCGCATAA